Proteins from a single region of Amblyomma americanum isolate KBUSLIRL-KWMA chromosome 10, ASM5285725v1, whole genome shotgun sequence:
- the LOC144107419 gene encoding kelch domain-containing protein 3-like translates to MWTVRLTGVPQRVDNNAVSIHGKIYSFDFQTVSRNLINVHTFDPASHRWDIVQTRALPNSEPIGIYRHTIVAYGHCAYVWGGWLRGMADNVLFRFDTRTMEWSRPKVSGKRPKAVCSHSACVVGRRMYIFADILSGDTSRRVWFLDLGTMKWCRVNAKGEAPTQACLHSACAIGTRMYIWGGSVEDPSAAFGFVAVDDIYYLETTSSTWVRPHVEGIRPAGRQEHSVFAYEGELYVFGGYNHEHICYADMHKYDPNKSRWTEVKPVGSGPSSRYAHGCCTIGEKVFVFGGNGPLAYPRGRPLKDMYILHLAPTLKNLCVLAVIDAGLDFSRLPPIIRDEINSVISS, encoded by the coding sequence CAGCGCGTCGACAACAATGCTGTTTCCATCCACGGCAAGATCTACTCGTTCGACTTTCAGACCGTCTCAAGGAACCTCATCAACGTGCACACGTTCGACCCAGCATCGCACCGGTGGGACATTGTCCAGACGCGGGCTCTCCCAAACAGCGAGCCGATTGGAATTTACCGCCACACCATCGTAGCGTACGGCCACTGCGCCTACGTTTGGGGCGGCTGGCTCCGGGGAATGGCGGACAACGTCCTTTTTCGCTTCGACACCCGCACCATGGAGTGGAGCCGTCCGAAGGTGTCCGGTAAGAGGCCGAAAGCAGTCTGCAGCCATTCCGCTTGCGTGGTCGGTCGCCGCATGTACATCTTTGCTGACATCTTGTCCGGGGACACTTCGAGACGCGTGTGGTTCCTTGACCTGGGCACCATGAAGTGGTGTCGCGTGAACGCCAAGGGAGAGGCCCCGACTCAGGCCTGCTTGCACTCGGCGTGTGCCATCGGCACCCGAATGTACATTTGGGGAGGATCTGTCGAAGACCCTTCAGCGGCCTTTGGATTTGTCGCCGTAGACGACATTTACTATCTGGAAACAACCAGCTCGACCTGGGTGCGCCCACACGTGGAAGGCATTCGCCCCGCAGGTCGGCAAGAGCACTCAGTCTTCGCGTACGAAGGAGAGCTGTACGTCTTTGGTGGGTACAATCACGAGCATATCTGCTACGCAGATATGCACAAGTACGACCCCAACAAGTCTCGCTGGACCGAAGTGAAGCCAGTCGGCTCAGGCCCGTCTTCCAGGTACGCGCATGGCTGCTGCACAATTGGTGAAAAGGTGTTTGTCTTTGGCGGCAACGGCCCGTTAGCTTACCCGCGCGGGCGGCCTCTGAAGGACATGTATATATTGCACTTGGCACCGACGTTGAAGAACCTGTGCGTTCTTGCTGTCATCGATGCAGGGCTGGACTTCTCCCGCTTACCACCGATTATTAGAGATGAGATTAACTCTGTCATCTCAAGTTAG